A genomic stretch from Coffea arabica cultivar ET-39 chromosome 10c, Coffea Arabica ET-39 HiFi, whole genome shotgun sequence includes:
- the LOC140015910 gene encoding uncharacterized protein, whose amino-acid sequence MNKLCEKFHFKQYNSSMYYAAANGLAEAFNKTLCNLLKKVVNKSRRDWHLRIGEVLWAYRTTFRTPTQATPYALVYGVEAVLPLECQIPSLRIAIQEGLSEENNVRLRLEKLEALDEKRLETQQRIECYQARLSKAFNKHVRPRSFQIGELVLAVRRPIILTHGGQRKFTPKWDGPYVIREVYTNGSYKLVAEDGLRVGPINDIMSSSSFTASSVKMLVCSMEDSSSCAWVISTWISLKVSCF is encoded by the exons ATGAACAAGCTTTGCGAAAAGTTTCATTTCAAGCAATACAATTCGTCCATGTACTACGCTGCCGCAAATGGACTCGCTGAAGCATTCAACAAGACCTTATGTAATCTGTTGAAGAAAGTCGTGAATAAATCGAGAAGGGATTGGCATCTTCGAATTGGAGAAGTACTTTGGGCATACCGAACTACTTTTCGAACTCCCACGCAAGCGACCCCATACGCACTTGTTTATGGTGTTGAAGCTGTTCTTCCACTTGAGTGTCAAATACCTTCGCTAAGAATTGCGATTCAAGAAGGGCTCAGTGAAGAAAATAATGTCCGTCTTCGCCTCGAGAAGTTAGAAGCACTCGACGAAAAGAGATTGGAAACTCAGCAACGGATTGAGTGCTATCAGGCTCGCCTTTCAAAAGCGTTCAATAAGCACGTCCGACCTCGCTCTTTTCAAATTGGAGAGTTAGTGCTCGCTGTTCGGAGACCAATCATTCTCACTCATGGCGGACAAAGAAAGTTTACTCCTAAGTGGGATGGTCCATATGTCATTCGAGAAGTATATACAAATGGCTCATACAAGTTGGTTGCTGAAGATGGATTAAGGGTTGGCCCCATCAATG ACATCATGTCCTCAAGTTCCTTCACAGCGTCATCAGTTAAGATGTTGGTCTGTTCAATGGAAGATAGCTCATCATGCGCTTGGGTTATTTCGACCTGGATCTCTTTGAAGGTCTCATGCTTTTGA